Within the Sarcophilus harrisii chromosome 2, mSarHar1.11, whole genome shotgun sequence genome, the region ATTACATTTAAAAGAACTAAAAGATTTATCAGTAattattatactttttctttcattattgtcTCCGGACAAGGACAAATCtttattagagaaggaaatggagttttccttgcttttctttaaCAAAGTTTTATCTTCATATGAACTCcgaaaaacttttaaatgaacAGAATTGGAGTCATTCATGTTGAATGAATGCCTGGGGATATGTGATGCAGAAGAGTCACAATGAATCAAGTGCTGGGCAATCCTTGCAATAATTTCTTGGCGTTCTTGGAGTAGAGAACCTATCAAAGGATTAGTCTCACCAATAGATTGATGAGAATAAACATTACTGGAAACGTAAGAATCACAGTGAGAGTTTTCTGGTTTTAACCTTATTTTTCCTTCACCATTGTTTTCTGAGGAGGTATATTCTGGGCTAACAAAGGAAACTGAgctgttttccttatttttctttaataaattttcattttcatatgaaTTCGGGAAAATTTTTGAGTTAAGTGAACTAGAACCTTGCATGTTGAATGTACTCCCAGAAACACGTGAAGAAGTTGGATCACAATCAATCAAATGCTGAGCAATCCTTGCAATGACTTCTTGTCGATCCTGAATTAAAGAGCCTATTAAAGGATTGGTTTCTCCTGTAGGCTGCCGAGAACTATGGCTACTAGAAACATTGGGATCACCCCAGGACaaagattttaaagttttcaCTGATGTTTCAAATGATTTTGCATCTCCTGTAGCATTAAAGTTCTGCACACTTGATTGAGATGTCCCACGGTCAGAATCATGACCAACACCTGAACAAGATTTGATATTTTTGATAGTTGTATTAAATTCTGGAGTTATGGATTTTTTTGCACGTAACAAAGCTTCAGGTACTAAAGTCCAAGTTTGTTTGCTACACAGATGTGAACTGCGCATATTGCACTGTTCTACTTCCTTGGAATTATAACGTTGATGGGTTTTCAGTTCAtgttcttgaattcttttttcataaaagtcaatGTTAGTGTGAATACTACAGGTCAAGACTGGATAACTAGATTGTCTAGGCAAAGACTGAACACTGACTTTCAAGGCCACATTGTGAGAAACATTGGGAACAGGAAATACATGCTCAGTGGGAGTCTGGGAAAAATTCCACTGTAGATCAACATCAGCAGCACTGATTCTGAAACAAGatagataataaattttaaaattagtatccataaaaattatatatttccagTTATCTATATTATATCAATATACTATCAATTATCAGAGAAACATATTTTGGAGTCATTTAATTCTATGACTTCCACTATTGACTATTTTCCGTCTATTGAGCAAACCCTTCCCACTACTGCTAACAATTTGGTCTACAAAGAGAAGCTAGCTTCTACTTCAATGAAATCTAGGTGATTCAACTTAAATATCCCATAATTTCCCTCCTCTACTTCTTAAAACTTCCTAGTTTTAACATCTGTTCTCACCTGCTTATCCACcgtttttcaaagaagaaatgccTCTATTTTTTGCCAAAACGAAGTCCctcaacaattaaaaatatttcaacttcattttttttcactgcCCTTCCTCTagctaacaattttttttcattcctaaaattcctttaatctacctctttccattattctttcccactatattataaatattcttgaatgtttcaaaattcttctcatttttttctaactttatttctcttcttttgaatCACCAAATTACTTAAAACATAAACTTATACCTGATAAGCATATTGCCTTACAACCTGTTGGTCTCAATACCCTACAATATGATTTCTACTCCTTTCActttttctcacacacacacacacaaatcacaGCTAATGCCAAAAttgtcaaatccaatattcttttctccattctcattttctttgaccTACCTACAACATCTGACATGTTTAACCAAACATTCTTTCTAGATATGTATCACTTCCCTTGCAATCCTAGATATCgtatttttttctggcttcttctATTAGAGCTCCTCTTTCTTcactgtcttctctttctcttgcacAGGCTTGTGGAATCataaatttggagttagaaggagCTGCTGAGATTATTCAGCCTATTATCATACCTTAATTTTACcagtaagaaaactgagacacaaagaggtaaaaatcacacaggtagtaagaggtagagtcagaatttgaatacaTGTCCTTCTCACTCTAGAGCCAGTAATCTTTCTACGTAGCCGTCTCACCACCTGGCTGCAGGAGACAGCGTGACATCCTTGGAAGATTTGCGTTCGGGCgctgcctcagacatttcctagctgtgtggcccctGGCAAATAACTTACtttttatttgcctcaattttctcatctgtaaaaaaaagataataaggcACCTACCTCCCAGTAACTGTGAAAAGTAAATGAGATTCTACTTGTATAATGCTTTGCGAACATGAAAGCTCTTGTGTAAATTTgaagtatttattattaatgCCTCATACTTTCTAAGCCAtttaagatgtgtgtgtgtgtgcgcgtgcacaCGTGCACATGCTAATTTTAGACAGGGGCTCTTAATTTTTGGTGTCAAGGACCTCTTTGGAAGGCTAGTGAAGTCTATGAACATCTTCTCAGAatgtatgtttttaaatgcataaaatatgtacctttacaaagaaaaacaaattattgaaatatggccaccaaaatgtaaaataaagtacAGACCCCAAATTAAGAACTGCGCAATCTGTGTTTTTAGATGTCATTCCCACAGTTTCAATTATAACTTTAAAAGGTGACTTTTTTGATCCAACCCAGActgacatcttcctgaattcattatttctttcagtGGTAATACTTATTCCTTAAGTTTTCCAAGTTCAAAACCCTGGTATTATCTTTACACTATTTTCCTCATATTCCAAATCCAATTCTTGTTCTACTTCCACCTTTCAATTTGGTAAATCTTAGCCCAAATCACACAATATTGCTTATATCTCTACTTATCAACTTATCACATACTACAGTCAATTAGGTATTTATGTTATACATTCCTATAAGACTGTAAGCCTCATTAGGACAATGAATATCTCTTACCTAATCTTTATTATCTACCTAGTGTTTAATTCATACTCACAGACTGttagaattaagaaggaaaactgaaaattactaaattccactcattttacaagaatgaaaactaaaaataaaaatatggatgAGTAATTTGACATATCTAATGCCAAATAGctagtaaataaacatttattgttaaTTTTAGAGATGCAAAGCATGTCATTCTgatcaaaacaatataaaaaactgGATGGTTAGTGAGTATCAGGGATAGGGAAAGATTTATgagaacaattaaaaatattttatttactactAAGTATAACTGGACTTGGGTCAGCTCGTTGGCACAATGTATAGAGGGCtggtcctgaaatcagaaagaatccacttcctgggttcaaatctagcctcaaacatttcttagctgtgtgaccctagacaaatcacttaatcttatttgcttcagtttcctcacctgtaaatgacctggagaaggaaatgggcaaaccaagaaaaccccaaattgggttacaaagaatcagacaggattgaaatgcctcaacaataacaatatttggACTCAGATCTACAGAGACCAAAATTTTCAAAGTTTCAAGTTAATTATCTAATGTGTCAATTAAATGTTTCTTCAGCAGCTTATAAAATAAGATTGCACTTGGAAACTCTCCAAACTGTTCATACTGAATTTtgtttgcaaataaataaatatttattaatgtgtCTAACTCATCTTTTGAAGGAGAGAGACCATATAAATTGGTAAAATTTCCTAATCTTTTAGAATAGAaggaaacttaaaaataaaaaattaacatgtTATTCAGTAAGAAACCAGTGGAACTAAATAGATATTGTCTATTTCTACCTCTGACTTACCTGTAAAGAATATTTCGTGGAATAGCACCATGGGAAACACTCAGCCAAGCActtaactgagaaaaaaagacataagaaCGCACAGCCAATAGAAGGGTCTTCTCTTCAATAAATCGATCTCCATTtctaagtaaagaaaaaaataatcacatcTTTGAAATCATCACACAGCAAAATGCCGAATTTCAGAAATGTAGGATATCAAGTGAATCAAATTTctgcaaataattattttagaacAATGGATATAATCTTATCAATTTTACCTTGATAATATCTCTCATattcatccccttctctccactcaaagTTCCTACCCTAGCTCAGATCCTGTCAATTCTGCCACAGCCTCATCATCTGTACcactctttcctcttttatccatCCTCTACAGAACTACCAAATTGATATTACTTAAATATTGAACTGATTATGTTATTACTCTTAATCTCTATTCTAGAGGTTTCTATCATCTTCTAGGATAAAACACAAATATCAGTCTGGAATGTAAGAACTTCCAAAATATGGCTCTTACACTCTTATTCCATATCACTCCCCAATGCCCAGCATGCATTCTCCATTATAGTCAAACTAGTCTACTAACGGCAAGCTAATACAATCTTTTGCCTCTTGTTTCCAGGCCTTTAAATATGGATGGAATGGCTCCCCTAGATTCTCCTTCAAAACACAGCCCAGATGCCCTTTCTTAGAAAAGGCTTTTCCCGATTCCCAGTTTGTTAAATGCTATTTCTCAGGTTATAGAACTTTGCagatactttgcatttatttccgAGCTACATTgtatcctctccctccttttcccctcaccTCCCCCCCATcacaccccccccctccccccgggtaGATTTTGAAGTTATTTGAAAGTGGGAGCTGTTGAATTTGTTTGTCTTTGCATGGTACACATCTAGTATAATGGCTTGCACACAacaggtactttataaatgtttgtggagTTTTAAATGTGTGGGTGGGGAGACACTAATAAATTATCAAACTACATAAATATACTGAAAATCTTTCTGGAAAGGATGCTACATACACTACataattataaacataaaaaGACATGATACACTATCAATGAGACctaaaaaaaactaatggaaaaCTTAGAATTTAGTTCtatttaaaagcaatttaaattcTACCCCTCTAATTGTTTTATATGGAATATAATGGtaatttttatacacatacataatatttaagttcaaaaaagcctaaagttttagaaataaaattcaatgattttccTTAGTCTATGAGTTTGAATTTAAAATCACAGATAATACTTCTTTgcaactataatataaaataaaattataattaaaattggTATTTTGCAACAATGCAAATAGGAGtattttgcaaaaaaattatCACTTAATGGCAAGAAATGTagatatcatacatatatattttactttttaatttctgaaccaagaacaaataaatgaagtcaaaacaaagaaaataaaattcaacaactTACTGTCGAGGAACGGGTTCCAATATCCACCTTTCTAATAATAATGCATCTTGTTTAATTGCAGGATCATTTAAATCATTTCCCTCTGTGTTAGGCCCATCATCACTATAGCAGCAGTCTGGAAGTAGCATCACTTCTACCATGACTGGAAGATTGTTTTTCCAAAGCAACATAACCTCAGACCTGGTTCGTCTGGCTTGACGACACTTAATTAAATGacacaattaaataaaataataataaataagcaaaatattttaaaaaacaagatgtTATATGTGAAAGATGATTAAACTACACCACTGGATAACTGCAATATTTATATTTCCTGATATAACAATGAAATTGGATTCCAACTGCCCCAAAACAATTAGTCTGGAGCAGGAATTACAACTGCAGTATTTTCACAGAACAAAGTAAATTTCTATTATGTTAAGCCACTAGGTGAAAATCTTAGGAAGGGAAGGTTACTTTCCTTTCACATAAAAAGTACAAGTTTTCTTCATAGTACCTCAATGAGAACTCTGGCTAGAATAGCTtattcaaataattattaaagatggaaaatgctatttaaagTATCACATGCTTCACCCAAACCTGGAATATTTAAGATTACATTTAAATGAACCAAATATTGGGGAAAGCAATATGATTAAGTGGCTAAAAATCTGAgcttggagccaggaagtctTGGGTTCAAGCCCTGCCTCTGATTCATAATGGCTACTCTGGCCAAGTCTTGTTACTATAAAAAAGGTGCTGCCCTTCTTTGTAGAGGAATTCATTAgattattcccttctatttaaacACTGGGAAATGGACTTTAAACATACATACTAAGCAAGCTATTTGCCCATACTAATTTTATCCTCATCTTTTATGCAATCAATTGTACAACATTTTATTATACTTTAACAATACTATAGCAAGAAGAGTTTGAGTCTATGACAGATAAGTAATATATTATCTTGACAGATAATTCTTTACTTTGTAAAATAGAATAGATAACGTATTATTGTAAAAGTAAATCTGCaataaaaatgaacatatttttaGCTTAAATACTCAGATTGTAGCATATATCTCTCTACTATGTAAGCTAAATTCTCCTCTTGTCATTCAGAAAGACAACTTTTGAGAAATCTTTTTCCTTACAGAGAACAGAAAGCTGGATGAAGAGACTATTTGTACTGGCTCTGTACTTAATAATGGAGAACTAAGCCAGGTGGTCCGAGGTATGATCAAGGACCCAGCCAGTCAGCATAGTTATTCAAGATTGAGAGAAAAGGAGTCAAAATTGGCAATAGTgtcccaaaatatatatattttttaaagtttaaaaggtCAATATATATAGCATGATACAATATTAGAGACAATAATGTAATAAGAGATCTTTAAAAGGATCTAAGAAAAATAGTGACCAGTATAAAACCAAggtaataacatatttatatagtcatACCTGGGCCAGTTTATCACTGCATTCATGTTTTGCTGTTACTGGATAACTTGACTGAGTTGGAGGGCAATGAAAGCTTTCAGTTCGACCTTTTACAGAACATTCAGGTGTTCGGCCTTCTGTAATTAACAAGGCCAGAGAGACCAAGAATTCCTCTGCATCATATTCAAAGTATTCATCTAGAGTATCTgttgggaaaaaaagttttctatcaatatatcttttgaaaaaaattcatcttttggGTATCACTCTTTAAAGTGCTTTTaataatatgtaaaacatttcaatatCTATAGCATTACTTATTTTCAGcataagaaagtaaagaaaacatgATATCTAAGTTCCAATTCTATAAATGATTTAATGTGTTATCCTATAGAAGTTAAGTTATTCTTTGTGTgcctcaatcaaaaaaaaaacaaaaaaaaaaaacacaaccaaaaaccattttatttatttacttactatGAACATGTTACATATGTCACAAATTTTCTCACTAccaacttaaaatattttttcttttatccccatAAACAATCAAAGTTATGCAAGAAATGCCAAAATTTTGGCAAATAAGATTTTTAAGGTACAGAAGGcacattttcaaaagaattaaagtGGTAACAAGTCAActgatacaataataaaaatattcttaagcTGAAAAAGATATAATATCTTTTGAttaaatcaacaaacacttattaagtgcttgctatacATCAAATATCAGCTGTGGTGAGTGTTAGGGATATTAAAAGGGGGGTAGAGGGGAGAGATGGTCCTTGCATTTAAGGACATTTTATCCTCTTCACATTCTAATATGGGGAGGTAGCGTGCAAATAATTATGAACATTCACGATACATATAGTATAATGGGGAGGAAATTCCAGATGGAAGGCACTATGTGGAGGTTGGGGGGAAGACAAAGAAAGCCTTCTGGGGAACTGATGATAATAATAGACCATTAGAgctaaatttgtaaaatggaaaaatcatatgcACAGAACTGATAACTGAATTCACAGGAGAGGACTAGATCATCAAAAGAGAtagtataaaaaagggaaaaaaagaggttcTAGGGCCTAGGATAGAGTTTGGATGAACACCTAGTTAGTGACTTGACTTGGATGAAGAACCAAGAAAGGAGGCTGAGAAGGAGCCTTCAGATGAGAAACAGGAGAGAGTAGCGTCAGAAAAAGATATAAACTCATGAAAATGCACATACAATATCatctataatatgatatataatgcaGATCTATGTAGTTCAGGGAGAGGAGACACTGTTTAGCCAGCATAACATTGttacatttcttttataaagCCCAGGAGAATCGTGCTGTGTTTGCTAACAGAAATGCCTATGTAATTGTGGCAGCAAGGCAAAGCTAACCAATTCATGTTGTCTTGATTTttggtttgaaaaaaaataattatagttataGTGTACTAAGTTAGAATGATATAGGCTATTGTATTATTAGaagtaaaataagtataaaataagatatCTCTGCCCATAAGTAAATTATTATCAAGTTGAAGCTATATTTGTGCATAAAAAAGTCCCCAAAAGAGATGATAGTGAAAAGAATACTAGATCTGTAGTTAGGTGGGCCTGtatttaaatccagcctctgtTCCTCTCTACTTAACCTCTGAATCatagtttccttttatgtaaaagGAAGGAGTTGGAATAGAGAACCTCTCTAAGGTCTCtctattgttttaaatatacaCTCCTATTAAACTccataaagcattataaaaacaaGTGCCAAACTCATGTTCTAAAAGTCTAAAGAATACCATGGACTGGGTTGGGAATATGAAGCAAAAGAAActacagccagatcttgggaTAATAGGCAGAAATAAGGCAgataggagaaggaaaagataaagtaGAGACACAGAGGCAGGAATATACATGATATGTTTGGAAGAAAGTGAGTAAAACCTGACCCTAAAGACCAACTACTTAGGCACAGGAGTCTGAGAGGTTAAGActggggggcgggaggggggggtCGCTAGATTGTGAGCTTTCAATGCCTTTCAAGGCTCAAGAGATTGGACAATGGAAAATTACATAAGATTGATGGGCAAGGAATGATTTGATTAAAGTCGTATTTTATAGAGATTAATGTAATGGTAATATTCAGGATGATTGGAGCAAGAGGAAATTCAGAGAATTGAGAAGATTTGATAATTGGTTGAATAGGACTATACAATTTTATACCTGGAAGCAAACACAGAAGCCATATAGTTCAATTACGCTCCACTTCACTCCCTAATCTTACAAAGAAACCATGGtttagagaaataaagtgacCTTCCCAAGGTCATATGACAATTTGGAACCAGAATCTCAACCTAAAGTGCAATATATCCCTTCCAATACAAGCTCCTACTGCTTGAACTAAAAAGATTGCAGGGATTTAAGGAGTAgtgaggaaatgaagaaagaatattaactatatataataatattaattactcCTCCTGAATCACTGTCTTGTTGGGGCAAAAGGACTTACATAGCTCAATGTGCAGGGTTATCTAAGACAGATCATAGTGGAAAGTTCAGACAAAAGGTGATCcctactgaagaaagaaatggcaaactattccaggatttttgccaagaaaaccccatggacagtattaaaatgatttttaaaaaataggccaTCTGAAAATGAGCCCTTCAGGTTGGAAGGTGTCCAATATATTACTGGGTCAGAATGATGAACAACTACAAGTAGCAAAGTCTGAAACAGCTGGGTCAGAGCTAAAAGGAAGCTCAGTTGTGGATGTGTCTGGTGACAAAAAGACAATCTGCTGTTATAAAGATCAATATtgaaggagcagctaggtggcatagtagatagactACTAGCCCCAAAGTTGGGAGGACCTGattgcaaatccagcctcagacacctaatacttaacatactagctatatgaccctggtcaagtcacttaacccgaattgccttgccccccccccccaaaaaaaaaagatcaatattgCATAGAAACCTGTAATATAAGATCAAGGCCATCTAGATATGGTCAAAGAGAAGATAGAAAGTAAACATCAACATCTTGGGTTGTCACTGAACTTAAATGGATGTGAATTTAAttcaggagatcattacata harbors:
- the FAM214A gene encoding protein FAM214A isoform X2 codes for the protein MKPDRDTLDEYFEYDAEEFLVSLALLITEGRTPECSVKGRTESFHCPPTQSSYPVTAKHECSDKLAQCRQARRTRSEVMLLWKNNLPVMVEVMLLPDCCYSDDGPNTEGNDLNDPAIKQDALLLERWILEPVPRQNGDRFIEEKTLLLAVRSYVFFSQLSAWLSVSHGAIPRNILYRISAADVDLQWNFSQTPTEHVFPVPNVSHNVALKVSVQSLPRQSSYPVLTCSIHTNIDFYEKRIQEHELKTHQRYNSKEVEQCNMRSSHLCSKQTWTLVPEALLRAKKSITPEFNTTIKNIKSCSGVGHDSDRGTSQSSVQNFNATGDAKSFETSVKTLKSLSWGDPNVSSSHSSRQPTGETNPLIGSLIQDRQEVIARIAQHLIDCDPTSSRVSGSTFNMQGSSSLNSKIFPNSYENENLLKKNKENSSVSFVSPEYTSSENNGEGKIRLKPENSHCDSYVSSNVYSHQSIGETNPLIGSLLQERQEIIARIAQHLIHCDSSASHIPRHSFNMNDSNSVHLKVFRSSYEDKTLLKKSKENSISFSNKDLSLSGDNNERKSIIITDKSFSSFKCNELKAPLKTQTRRNAHQENPSETVQSTFQQTQNIPTNLLSCLNMSCSKEIKLESPSQSENTLSRCQFKDHKISRGVDKQYLNSSNFDEQICKNKHKERTVKSETSNPDFFHNHQLDDSKTLDSSVKSLVLSAADHLHKHEFRCPNKDPKTSKACEQNTQLVSIENCQKKDTETFKCCKSKSDQFKAEQDENEDPADEESQKCFQRKIREDSSSRCERLKNTEVLRTKSVKHSSVWQKHNFHSLDGTSTKAFHPQTGLPLLSSPVPQRKTQSGCFDLDTSLLHLKNLSSRSPQQCLNIEDDSDIHGKPFLSSSAPPITSLSLLGNFEESVLNYRLDPLGIVDGFTAEVGASGIFCPTHMTLPVEVSFYSVSDDNAPSPYMGVITLESLGKRGYRVPPSGTIQVTLFNPNKTVVKMFVVIYDLRDMPANHQTFLRQRTFSVPAKKEMKRSVNKENIRYTEEKLLRYLIHLRFQSSKSGKIYLHRDVRLLFSRKSMEVDSGAAYELKSYTESPTNPQFSPRC
- the FAM214A gene encoding protein FAM214A isoform X1 — translated: MVYCGNKGLLHPEDTLDEYFEYDAEEFLVSLALLITEGRTPECSVKGRTESFHCPPTQSSYPVTAKHECSDKLAQCRQARRTRSEVMLLWKNNLPVMVEVMLLPDCCYSDDGPNTEGNDLNDPAIKQDALLLERWILEPVPRQNGDRFIEEKTLLLAVRSYVFFSQLSAWLSVSHGAIPRNILYRISAADVDLQWNFSQTPTEHVFPVPNVSHNVALKVSVQSLPRQSSYPVLTCSIHTNIDFYEKRIQEHELKTHQRYNSKEVEQCNMRSSHLCSKQTWTLVPEALLRAKKSITPEFNTTIKNIKSCSGVGHDSDRGTSQSSVQNFNATGDAKSFETSVKTLKSLSWGDPNVSSSHSSRQPTGETNPLIGSLIQDRQEVIARIAQHLIDCDPTSSRVSGSTFNMQGSSSLNSKIFPNSYENENLLKKNKENSSVSFVSPEYTSSENNGEGKIRLKPENSHCDSYVSSNVYSHQSIGETNPLIGSLLQERQEIIARIAQHLIHCDSSASHIPRHSFNMNDSNSVHLKVFRSSYEDKTLLKKSKENSISFSNKDLSLSGDNNERKSIIITDKSFSSFKCNELKAPLKTQTRRNAHQENPSETVQSTFQQTQNIPTNLLSCLNMSCSKEIKLESPSQSENTLSRCQFKDHKISRGVDKQYLNSSNFDEQICKNKHKERTVKSETSNPDFFHNHQLDDSKTLDSSVKSLVLSAADHLHKHEFRCPNKDPKTSKACEQNTQLVSIENCQKKDTETFKCCKSKSDQFKAEQDENEDPADEESQKCFQRKIREDSSSRCERLKNTEVLRTKSVKHSSVWQKHNFHSLDGTSTKAFHPQTGLPLLSSPVPQRKTQSGCFDLDTSLLHLKNLSSRSPQQCLNIEDDSDIHGKPFLSSSAPPITSLSLLGNFEESVLNYRLDPLGIVDGFTAEVGASGIFCPTHMTLPVEVSFYSVSDDNAPSPYMGVITLESLGKRGYRVPPSGTIQVTLFNPNKTVVKMFVVIYDLRDMPANHQTFLRQRTFSVPAKKEMKRSVNKENIRYTEEKLLRYLIHLRFQSSKSGKIYLHRDVRLLFSRKSMEVDSGAAYELKSYTESPTNPQFSPRC
- the FAM214A gene encoding protein FAM214A isoform X3, yielding MVYCGNKGLLHPEDTLDEYFEYDAEEFLVSLALLITEGRTPECSVKGRTESFHCPPTQSSYPVTAKHECSDKLAQCRQARRTRSEVMLLWKNNLPVMVEVMLLPDCCYSDDGPNTEGNDLNDPAIKQDALLLERWILEPVPRQNGDRFIEEKTLLLAVRSYVFFSQLSAWLSVSHGAIPRNILYRISAADVDLQWNFSQTPTEHVFPVPNVSHNVALKVSVQSLPRQSSYPVLTCSIHTNIDFYEKRIQEHELKTHQRYNSKEVEQCNMRSSHLCSKQTWTLVPEALLRAKKSITPEFNTTIKNIKSCSGVGHDSDRGTSQSSVQNFNATGDAKSFETSVKTLKSLSWGDPNVSSSHSSRQPTGETNPLIGSLIQDRQEVIARIAQHLIDCDPTSSRVSGSTFNMQGSSSLNSKIFPNSYENENLLKKNKENSSVSFVSPEYTSSENNGEGKIRLKPENSHCDSYVSSNVYSHQSIGETNPLIGSLLQERQEIIARIAQHLIHCDSSASHIPRHSFNMNDSNSVHLKVFRSSYEDKTLLKKSKENSISFSNKDLSLSGDNNERKSIIITDKSFSSFKCNELKAPLKTQTRRNAHQENPSETVQSTFQQTQNIPTNLLSCLNMSCSKEIKLESPSQSENTLSRCQFKDHKISRGVDKQYLNSSNFDEQICKNKHKERTVKSETSNPDFFHNHQLDDSKTLDSSVKSLVLSAADHLHKHEFRCPNKDPKTSKACEQNTQLVSIENCQKKDTETFKCCKSKSDQFKAEQDENEDPADEESQKCFQRKIREDSSSRCERLKNTEVLRTKSVKHSSVWQKHNFHSLDGTSTKAFHPQTGLPLLSSPVPQRKTQSGCFDLDTSLLHLKNLSSRSPQQCLNIEDDSDIHGKPFLSSSAPPITSLSLLGNFEF